One window from the genome of Dermacentor silvarum isolate Dsil-2018 chromosome 7, BIME_Dsil_1.4, whole genome shotgun sequence encodes:
- the LOC119457918 gene encoding papilin-like — MKLFTHIPVFFCVYAYVLNVCSGQYDTKGMSEKSAKTCTKTPFIGVCHPVGEAWYYDARDNSCKMLQRGVCAGGNNLFPTIKKCTKSCIPLTPKTSKICLEPPVVGPCGPIKVSWYFDPKTMYCKMFNHTICGGGGNSFLSELKCQSVCLPNQTPQAHCSKPPKPGRCLIANKRYYFDERRNACLQFPNKKCGSNRNGFAKWEKCMQRCSYINQKGNELPYGGVPGYVPHPGPLGPPGQHGYPSASGQPGQPALPGQVGSPGQPAVTGPSGNAIPMGLPPPPGQPGQQGPFLPPGQNLTPAKINGPLVPGQTVKPNIPH; from the exons TGCTCAACGTGTGCAGCGGTCAATATGACACAAAAG GTATGAGTGAAAAGAGTGCCAAAACCTGCACGAAGACACCTTTTATTGGCGTCTGTCACCCAGTGGGGGAGGCTTGGTATTATGACGCTCGTGACAACTCCTGCAAGATGTTGCAACGTGGAGTTTGCGCCGGAGGAAACAATTTGTTCCCCACTATAAAGAAGTGCACGAAATCTTGCATAC CCCTGACTCCAAAGACGTCAAAAATATGCCTTGAACCACCAGTAGTTGGCCCGTGTGGACCAATAAAAGTGTCCTGGTATTTTGATCCTAAGACCATGTACTGTAAAATGTTCAACCACACCAtttgtggaggaggaggaaacagcTTCCTCAGTGAGTTGAAGTGCCAGTCGGTGTGTCTAC CAAACCAGACGCCGCAGGCTCACTGCAGTAAACCGCCCAAACCTGGCAGATGTTTGATTGCAAATAAGCGATACTACTTTGATGAAAGACGGAATGCCTGTCTTCAGTTTCCAAACAAAAAATGCGGTAGCAATAGGAACGGCTTCGCAAAGTGGGAGAAGTGCATGCAACGGTGCAGCT ATATCAATCAAAAAGGGAATGAGTTGCCTTACGGGGGCGTACCTGGGTATGTCCCGCATCCCGGTCCACTTGGGCCACCTGGCCAACATGGTTACCCTTCCGCATCCGGACAACCCGGTCAACCTGCTCTTCCAGGACAGGTTGGTTCACCCGGTCAACCTGCGGTAACTGGCCCTTCCGGCAATGCCATCCCAATGGGTCTTCCCCCGCCGCCTGGCCAACCGGGCCAACAAGGTCCGTTTCTTCCGCCCGGCCAAAACCTGACGCCGGCCAAGATCAACGGACCGCTAGTACCTGGCCAGACTGTAAAACCAAACATCCCACATTAA